A region of the Mycobacterium sp. NBC_00419 genome:
GGACGGCACCGCCAAGGAGATCCTCAAAGGCGTCAACCTGACCGTGAACTCGGGGGAGACCCATGCCGTCATGGGCCCCAACGGATCCGGCAAGTCGACGCTGTCCTACGCCATCGCCGGACACCCCAAGTACGACGTGACGTCGGGGTCCATCACGCTCGACGGCGAGGACGTCCTGACGATGAGCGTCGACGAGCGCGCCCGCGCCGGCCTGTTCCTGGCCATGCAGTACCCGGTGGAGGTGCCGGGGGTGTCGATGTCGAACTTCCTGCGCACCGCCGCCACCGCTGTGCGCGGTGAGGCCCCCAAGCTGCGGCTGTGGGTCAAAGAGGTCAAGGCCGCGATGACCGACCTCGGCATCGATCCGCAGTTCGCCGAACGCAGCGTCAACGAGGGATTCTCGGGCGGCGAGAAGAAGCGCCACGAGATCCTGCAACTGGGCCTGCTCAAGCCCAAGATCGCCATCCTCGACGAAACTGACTCCGGTCTGGACGTCGATGCGCTTCGGGTGGTCAGCGAAGGTGTCAACCGGTACGCCGAAGCCGAGCACGCCGGCGTCCTGCTGATCACCCACTACACCCGCATCCTGCGCTACATCCAGCCGCAGTTCGTGCACGTCTTCGTCGACGGCCGCATCGTCGCCTCCGGTGGGGCAGAGCTCGCCGACGAACTCGAAGAGAACGGCTACGAGCGCTTCACCCAGCAGGCTGCACCAGCGGGAGCATGACGTGACCGCCTCGGTAGATCTTGACGTCACGGATCTGGTCAAGATCCGCGCCGACTTCCCGATTCTGAGCCGGGTAATGCGGGGCGGACACCAGTTGGCGTATCTGGACTCCGGGGCGACCTCGCAGAAACCACTGCAGGTTCTTGACGCCGAGCGCGACTTCCTGACCCAGCACTACGGCGCCGTGCACCGCGGCGCCCATCAGCTGATGGAGGAGTCCACCGACGCCTACGAGCAGGGTCGCGCAGACATCGCATCGTTCGTCGGCGCCGCCCCTGATGAGCTGACCTTCACCAAGAACGCCACCGAGGCGCTCAACCTGGTGTCGTATGTGTTGGGCGACAGCCGCTTCGAGGGCGCTGTCGGGCCCGGCAACGTCATCGTCACCACCGAGCTGGAGCATCACGCGAATCTGATCCCCTGGCAGGAACTGGCGCGGCGCACCGGCGCCACGCTCAAGTGGTACGGCGTCACTGATGACGGCAACGTCGACCTGGACTCGCTGGAGCTCGATGAGCGGGTGAAAGTCGTTGCCTTCACCCATCATTCCAATGTCACCGGCGCGGCACCCTCGGTTGCCGAGATGGTCGGGCGCGCCAGGGCGGTCGGGGCACTGACGGTCCTCGACGCCTGCCAGTCGGTGCCGCACCAGCCCGTGGACTTCGGTGCCCTCGGCGTCGACTTCGCCGCGTTCTCCGGCCACAAGATGCTGGGCCCCACCGGAATCGGTGCCCTGTACGGCCGCGCGGAGCTGCTCAACAGTCTGCCGCCGTTCCTGACCGGCGGATCGATGATCGAGACCGTGACGATGGAGGGCGCCACCTACGCGCCCGCGCCGCAGCGTTTCGAGGCCGGCACCCAGATGATCTCGCAGGTGGTCGGATTGGCCGCCGCCGCACGGTATCTCGACGCCATCGGCATGCCGGCGGTGGCCGCCCACGAGCATCGGCTGGTGGCCGCTGCGCTCGAGGGCCTCGCCGACATCCCCGGCGTGCGGATCATTGGGCCCACCACCGCCTCGCAGCGCCACTCACCGGTGGCGTTCGTGGTCGACGGCGTGCACGCCCACGACGTGGGTCAGGTGCTCGACGACGACGGTGTCGCGGTGCGGGTGGGGCATCACTGCGCGTGGCCGCTGCACCGCCGGTTTGGCGTCGCCGCCACCGTGCGCGCATCGTTTGCGGTGTACAACACCCTCGACGAGGTGGACCGGCTGGTCGCCGGTGTACGTCGGGCGATCGACTTCTTTGGTGGGTAGGAATGCGACTCGAGCAGATGTACCAGGAAGTGATCCTGGACCACTACAAACGCCCGCACCACCGCGGGCTGCGCGACCCTTACGGCGCCGAGGTCTACCACGTCAACCCCACCTGCGGTGACGAGGTGACGCTGCGGGTGGCGTTGTCGCCGGACGGTGAACTCGTCGAAGACGTGTCCTATGACGGCCAGGGCTGTTCGATTAGCCAGGCTGCCACCTCGGTGCTCACCGACCAGGTGATCGGCCAGAGCGTCGGTGATGCGCTCAAGACGGTCGCCGCGTTCGCCGAGATGGTCTCGTCGCGCGGCACCATCGAGGGCGATGAGGACGTGCTCGGCGACGGTGTGGCCTTCGCCGGTGTGTCGAAATATCCCGCGCGAGTGAAATGCGCGCTGCTGGGCTGGATGGCGTTCAAAGATGCGGTGGCGCAGGCCTCGCATCGACAAGACCTGGAGGACAAGAAGTGAGCGAAGAAACCAGCGCGACCGTCTCCGAGGAGCTCCTGGCCGACATCGAGGAGGCCATGCGCGACGTCGTCGACCCTGAACTCGGGATCAACGTCGTCGACCTGGGCCTGGTGTACGGCATGAACGTCGAGAAGGGCGACACCGGCACGGTGGCCCTGATCGACATGACGTTGACCTCGGCGGCGTGCCCGCTCACCGACGTCATCGAGGACCAGACGCTCAACGCGCTGGTCGGCGCCGGACTGGTCAACGAGGCCAAGATCAACTGGGTATGGAACCCGCCGTGGGGACCGGACAAGATCACCGAGGACGGCCGCGAGCAACTGCGCGCACTCGGGTTCACGGTCTAGGCGGGGGCGTGGCGGTGAGTGGGTCGGCCTCCATCGTCGCGACCCGGCGTCAGCTGCACGGCGTCGCCGAAAGTCTCATCGCCGGGCCGCAGTACCGCACCGCCGGCACCATCCGCCTTGCCGTGCGCCCCGACGGCTTCACCGCGACGGCGGTATCGCTCGCGGTGCACGGCACCACCTTGTCGTGGTCCGACGGTTCGGCACCGCTGGCCGGCCCGGTCGCCACGCTGGTGGCGAGCGCCGGGCTGGATTTCGGTCCGCCGCCCGACGAGGTGTACCACCCGGTCGCGCCGCTGGAGCTCGACACCGTTCTCGATCTCGACGCCGGTGCCGCCGATGTGCTTTACCGCAGCCTCTACGCCGGAGGATTCGCCATCAAAACCGTTCTGCCCGAAGCGCATCCGGTTCTGTGGCCGGAACACCTCGACGTAGCCGCGACCCACGACGAGGTCAATTACGGCGTCTCCGCCGGCGACGACGACCATCCGTTGCCCTATGCCTATGTCGGCCCGTGGGATTTCGCGACCAGCCCGCGCACCGGTGCGTTGTGGAACGCGTCCTTCGGCGCCGTCCATTCGCTGGATCTCGGCGCTGACGTCGATGCACTGGCGGTCCGGATCGCCGATTTCTTCCGTGCCGCACAGTCGCATCTCTAGGTCGCTAGCATCTGCAGTCGATGACCGGTGCCGGGGATGAGTCTGCTGTGATCGCGGCGCTACGCGCCCGCGATGAGGCGGTGTTCGCCCGGCTGGTCGACGAGCACACCCCGGCGCTGCTGCGGGTCGCCCGCGGTTATGTGCCCAGTCGCGAGATCGCCGAAGAGGTGGTCCAGGAGACGTGGATCGCGCTGGTGAAGGGGATCGACAAATTCGAAGGCCGATCCTCGCTGCGCACCTGGCTCTTCGCTGTGCTCATCAATATCGCCAAGGCGCGTGGCATTCGGGAACGCCGCAGTGACGACGCCGAGATCGCCGCGTTCACCGGCTCGACCGTCGAGGCCGCCCGTTTCCGGCCGCCGGGGCAGCGCTGGGCAGGCCACTGGAAGAGCGGAGAAGAGCCGTCGCCGTTCCCTGACACGCCCGAGGGGTCGGTTCTGGGCCGCGAACTCGCCGATGTCGCGCGGGCGGTGCTGGACACACTGCCCGAGCGGCAACGGCAGGTGGTGACGATGCGCGACATGCTGGGCTTCGATTCCGCCGAGGTCTGTGACCTCCTTGACATCAGTGTCGCCAACCAGCGGGTACTGCTGCATCGCGGCCGGGCCGCCGTCCGGCAGGCACTCGAGGTCTATCTGTCGGAGCGCCCATGACACCGTTGATATGTGACGAACTCGTCGAGCTGGTCACCGCGTACCTCGACGGCGCGCTGGACTCCGACACCCGGGCCCGGTTCGACCTGCACCTTGCCGAGTGCGACGGCTGCGAGAACTACCTGCAGCAGTTCCGCGGCACGGTGAGCACCCTGGGCCGCATCGAGCGCGACGACCTCGACCCCGATTTTCGGAACCGGCTGATGCAGGCTTTCCGGGATTTCACGGACTGACGGCTGCCCCGGGAATGGCACCCGCTGCTATCGGTGTTGACTAGCGTCATGACCGAAGACGTTCGAGTGCAGGAACTGTTCGCGCCGCTGACAATCGGCTCGCTGACCCTCCGCAACCGGTTCGCGATGGCCCCGATGACGCGGGCGGCCTCGCCGGGCGGCATCCCCGGACCCGACGTGGCCGAGTACTACGCGCGCCGCGCGGCCGGCGGAACCGCGCTCGTCATCACCGAAGGGGTGCGGATGCCGCACCCGGCCGCCGGCTGGCCCGACGCCATCCCCGAACTCGACGGAGCAGAGGTGCTGCGGGGTTGGCGTGCGGTCACCGATGCCGTGCACAGCGAAGGCGGTGCTATCGCGGCGCAGCTGTGGCATCAGGGTGTGGCTCGCGGCGAGCACGACGGTGACACCCCTGAGCAACTGCCGGTCAGCCCGTCGGGTCTCGATGTGCTCGGCAATCCGGTCGGCCGCGCATTGGCGACCGAGGAACTGCCCGCGGTGGCCCAGGCTTTTGCACTCGGCGCCCGCAACGCCCGCGACGCCGGGTTCGACGCAGTCGAAATCCACGGTGCACACGGTTACCTGCTCGACCAATTCCTCTGGGCGGAAACGAATCACCGCACCGACGGCTACGGCGGCTCCCTGGAAGCGCGCACCCGGTTCCCGGCCGAGGTCGTCGCCGCCGTGCGGGCCGCGGTAGGCCCGGAGTTCCCGATCATCTACCGCTTCTCGCAGTGGAAGATGAACCGCTACGACGCCGCGATCGCCCAGACCGGCGCCGAACTCGAGCGGGTGCTCGGCCCGCTCGTCGACGCCGGGGTCGACATCCTGCACCCGTCGACCCGGCGCCATTACCTGCCCGGCTTCCCGGACGAGGACCCCCAACTGAGCCTGGCCGGCTGGACCAAGAAGCTGACCGGGCTGCCGGTCATCGCGGTCGGGTCGGTCGGCCTGGAAACCGAGTTCAAACCCGGCGAGCCCGGCGGGACGATCCCGCCGGCGCCGGTGGACCGGCTGCTCGACCAGTTCGACGCCGGCGAGTTCGACATCATCGCCGTCGGGCGCGCGCTGCTGGCCGACCCAGCCTGGGTGAACCACCTGCGTGAGGGTGCCCTCGACGAGTTCGCCGGATTCGATGCGGCGACCGCGCTGTCCCGTTTGTACTGATTCCCGCAGGGAACACACCGGACCTACCTGACGTTAGGATTTTCGTGGCTACTCGAGACCTCACCGCAGACGAATTCAACGACACCATCACCGGAAACGACATCGTGCTTGTCGACTTCTGGGCGACCTGGTGTGGACCGTGCCGTGCCTTCGCGCCGACGTTCTCCGCCTCGTCCGAGAAGCACCCCGACGTGGTGTTCGCCAAGGTCGACACCGAGGCCGAGCAGCAGCTGGCCGCGGCCGCCGAGATCCGCTCGATCCCGACGTTGATGGCGTTCAAGAAGGGCAAGTTGGTGTTCAACCAGGCC
Encoded here:
- a CDS encoding metal-sulfur cluster assembly factor, with the protein product MSEETSATVSEELLADIEEAMRDVVDPELGINVVDLGLVYGMNVEKGDTGTVALIDMTLTSAACPLTDVIEDQTLNALVGAGLVNEAKINWVWNPPWGPDKITEDGREQLRALGFTV
- a CDS encoding cysteine desulfurase, coding for MTASVDLDVTDLVKIRADFPILSRVMRGGHQLAYLDSGATSQKPLQVLDAERDFLTQHYGAVHRGAHQLMEESTDAYEQGRADIASFVGAAPDELTFTKNATEALNLVSYVLGDSRFEGAVGPGNVIVTTELEHHANLIPWQELARRTGATLKWYGVTDDGNVDLDSLELDERVKVVAFTHHSNVTGAAPSVAEMVGRARAVGALTVLDACQSVPHQPVDFGALGVDFAAFSGHKMLGPTGIGALYGRAELLNSLPPFLTGGSMIETVTMEGATYAPAPQRFEAGTQMISQVVGLAAAARYLDAIGMPAVAAHEHRLVAAALEGLADIPGVRIIGPTTASQRHSPVAFVVDGVHAHDVGQVLDDDGVAVRVGHHCAWPLHRRFGVAATVRASFAVYNTLDEVDRLVAGVRRAIDFFGG
- the sufU gene encoding Fe-S cluster assembly sulfur transfer protein SufU, producing MRLEQMYQEVILDHYKRPHHRGLRDPYGAEVYHVNPTCGDEVTLRVALSPDGELVEDVSYDGQGCSISQAATSVLTDQVIGQSVGDALKTVAAFAEMVSSRGTIEGDEDVLGDGVAFAGVSKYPARVKCALLGWMAFKDAVAQASHRQDLEDKK
- a CDS encoding NADH:flavin oxidoreductase — translated: MTEDVRVQELFAPLTIGSLTLRNRFAMAPMTRAASPGGIPGPDVAEYYARRAAGGTALVITEGVRMPHPAAGWPDAIPELDGAEVLRGWRAVTDAVHSEGGAIAAQLWHQGVARGEHDGDTPEQLPVSPSGLDVLGNPVGRALATEELPAVAQAFALGARNARDAGFDAVEIHGAHGYLLDQFLWAETNHRTDGYGGSLEARTRFPAEVVAAVRAAVGPEFPIIYRFSQWKMNRYDAAIAQTGAELERVLGPLVDAGVDILHPSTRRHYLPGFPDEDPQLSLAGWTKKLTGLPVIAVGSVGLETEFKPGEPGGTIPPAPVDRLLDQFDAGEFDIIAVGRALLADPAWVNHLREGALDEFAGFDAATALSRLY
- a CDS encoding RNA polymerase sigma factor, with protein sequence MTGAGDESAVIAALRARDEAVFARLVDEHTPALLRVARGYVPSREIAEEVVQETWIALVKGIDKFEGRSSLRTWLFAVLINIAKARGIRERRSDDAEIAAFTGSTVEAARFRPPGQRWAGHWKSGEEPSPFPDTPEGSVLGRELADVARAVLDTLPERQRQVVTMRDMLGFDSAEVCDLLDISVANQRVLLHRGRAAVRQALEVYLSERP
- the sufC gene encoding Fe-S cluster assembly ATPase SufC, which codes for MSTLEIKDLHVSVANEDGTAKEILKGVNLTVNSGETHAVMGPNGSGKSTLSYAIAGHPKYDVTSGSITLDGEDVLTMSVDERARAGLFLAMQYPVEVPGVSMSNFLRTAATAVRGEAPKLRLWVKEVKAAMTDLGIDPQFAERSVNEGFSGGEKKRHEILQLGLLKPKIAILDETDSGLDVDALRVVSEGVNRYAEAEHAGVLLITHYTRILRYIQPQFVHVFVDGRIVASGGAELADELEENGYERFTQQAAPAGA
- the trxA gene encoding thioredoxin; its protein translation is MATRDLTADEFNDTITGNDIVLVDFWATWCGPCRAFAPTFSASSEKHPDVVFAKVDTEAEQQLAAAAEIRSIPTLMAFKKGKLVFNQAGALPPAALEDLIRQVKEFDIDAAAAQAEAEDV
- a CDS encoding anti-sigma factor family protein yields the protein MTPLICDELVELVTAYLDGALDSDTRARFDLHLAECDGCENYLQQFRGTVSTLGRIERDDLDPDFRNRLMQAFRDFTD